AACAGTTCGTCGTAGAGCGGCCCGATGATGGGGCCGATGTCCTCAGGCCCGTAACTCGCCGCCGTGGCGGTCAGTTCCGCCACCCTGATGGGAGCGACGCTCTTGATCACGACGTCGTTCGTGGGCATGTGTCCCTCGTTCTCGATGGCCCGGAGCCTCGCCTCGACCTGGACCAGACGTGCTCCCGCGGCGGCCATCGCGGTCTCCAGTTCGGCCCGCCGCAGCCGCAGCATGCCGCGCAGTTCCTCGAGGCCGACCTTCTCGTCCACGATGTCCTGAACCTGCTGGAGGGTGAATCCGAGGTCCTTGAGGGCGATGATCCTGTTGAGGCGGGCGAGCTGGGCGGCCGTGTAGTGGCGATAGCCGCTGGCGGGGTCGACGTGGGCCGGGCGCAGCAGTCCGATCGCGTCGTAGTGACGCAGCATGCGGACCGAGACGCGGCCGTGACGGGCGAAGTCTCCGATGGTGAACATGATGTCTCCGAGGTGACCGCCTGACACGGTGTGAGGGTCAAGAACGTACCCGTCGCCAGGGATGGGGGCGGGCGAACACCCCTGGCGTGGGCCGGGCGTGGGCCGGGTGGCGGAGGGGGAGATGACGGGTATGGGATATGAAGAACTGGTGACCGAGGCGGTCGCGGAGCGGGTGGCGGGGGAGTCCGACAGGTTACTGAGGGCGGCGCTGTCCACTGAGCGCTGTGACCGGGCGGCGGCGGAGGCGGCGGTCGCCGAGGTGTACCGGGCCCACGGCATGACCGTTCCGCGGACGGCGGTGTGGATGGAGTCACCGCTGGGCGGCGCGCTGGCGTCCTGGGTGATGCGCCACGGGTGGGAGGACCGGCTCGACGGCACGTTGCTCGGCGACGCCGTCGCAGGGCCGCCGATATCGGTGCCGCCGGAGTTCGCGCAGCGGGCCGAGGAACTGCTTCGCGAACAGGTGCAGGCGGCCGGGAGGGTGAGACGACCGGTGGGGCACGCGTTCATCGACTCCGCCGACGCGCAGGCACGACTGGTGGATGCCCTGGGCTTCCCGATGTACGACCAGCTCGACTTCTACTGGGACCGGGACGTGCACGGCGCGTACGAGCTGGAGCAGGAGATGACGAAGCGGTTCGGCTCGTCGCCGCCCCCGTCCCTGACCCGTTTCGCCGTCTCGGTCCACCACGACCTGCTGGGGAGGATCCGCGGTCCCGTTCCGGAGCGCATCGTGCGGCCCGAGCGGGACGGGGACGTCATCACGCCGCCACCGCCGCCGAGCCGGGAGCAGATCTACTTCTACGAGGAGTTCGGCGGCGGCCTGGACTGCTGGGGTTCGGCGTGGGAGCTGATCCGGTGGCGCTGCATGCTGGCCGCCGCGGGACTGCCCGCCTCGCCGGCGCTGGAGACCGCGCAGGAGGCCCTGTACCGGGTCGGCCGGTGGTGGCCGCTGGAGGACGTCGTCGTCCTCTGCGAGCGTCCCGTGGAGCTGAGGTCGGAGACCACGCTGATCGGCTACGCGGACGGGTATCGGGTGGGCGGCGGCTGAGGCCCCTCGCCCGGTCCCGGCGACGGCCGCCGTACGCTGTGCCTGCCAACGGGGCTGGGAGCACGGAGGAAGGACGGCCATGGCTGCCTGGAGTGTGCGCGACATGCCTGATCAGCGTGGTCGTACGGCCGTGGTCACCGGGGCCAACAGCGGGCTCGGGTATGTGACCGCGAGGGAGCTCGCGCGGCGGGGTGCACGCGTCGTGCTCGCCTGCCGCAGTGAGGTGCGGGGGAGGGACGCCGTCGAGCGGTTGCGCGCCGAAGTGCCGCAGGCAGAGGTGGAGTTGGGCTCGCTCGACCTCGGGGATCTCGCCTCTGTGCGGGCGTTCGCCGCGTCGCTGCCGTACGAGCGGCTCGACCTGCTCGTCAACAACGCCGGTGTGATGGCGATGCCGTACGGCGTCACCGCCGACGGGTTCGAGACGCAGTTCGGAGTGAACCACCTCGGGCACTTCGCCCTCACCGGGCTTCTGCTGCCCAGGCTGCTCGCCGCGGGGGATCGGACCCCCGGACCTCGGGTCGTGACCGTGTCCAGCATGGCGCACCTGCTCGGCGCCGTCGATCTCGGTGATCTCAACTCCGGCAGAAGCTACCGCCGTTGGGTGGCCTACGGACGGTCCAAGACCGCCAACCTGCTCTTCACGCACGAGCTGGCGCGCAGGCTCGCGGCGACCGGCGCCGACGTCGTGGCGGCGGCCGCGCACCCGGGATACGCGTCGACCAACCTGCAGACGGCCGGTCCTCGTGCGGAGGGACGCCGGATCGCCGAGCGGATGATGGCGCTCGGTAACCGGGTGCTCGCCCAGCCCGCCGAGGCCGGTGCGCTGCCCGCCCTGTACGCCGCGACCGCGCCCGGCGTGCGCCCCGACTCGTTCACCGGCCCGTCCCTCGCGATGTGGCGCGGCGCTCCCGCACCCTCCTGGCGCGCGTCCTGGACCCTGGACGACCGGGTGGCGGCACGGCTGTGGACCGCCTCGGAGGAGCTGACCGGGGTGTCGTACGACGCCCTGAAGGCCTGAAGGCCTGAAGGCCTGACGGTCTGCCCCTCGACGGCTTGAGGGCGGCCGGGCAGGCCGCGCCCCGGCCCGCCCCCTCCCGGCCCTCGGCCCGCGCCCCCAGCCCTCAGGCCGTGCGGACCTCGTAGGTGTGGATGCGTACCGTCTCGTCGTCCAGGCATTCGCCGCTGGTGAGGTCGAAGCGCTGCTTGAGCAGGGGAGAGGCGACGAAGGGGCGGCCGCGGTGGGTGCCGGTGAGGCCGCGGGAGAGGACGGCCGCGCCGCTGAACGGGTCGCGGTTGTCGACGGCGTACAGCTCGCCGGCGCGGTCGCGGAACAGGGCGACCTGGCGGCCGTCCGGCAGCAGGGCGGCCACGCCCCGGCCGGGGACGAGCAGGCTCAGGTCGCAGACCGTGAACCACTCCTCCGCGTGCTGCGCCAGCCGGAGTTGAACCTTCAGGTCGGTGGTCTCGGGCGCCAGGGTCATCGCTGGGCACTCCCTTCCAGGGGTCGGTGGCCGATGGTCAGCAGCGGCAGGTCGGGCTTGATCTGGTCGCGCTCGGGGACGAAGCCGACGACCGGGTCGGGAGTGTCCGGCGCGTTCACGAAGGACACGAAACGGGCCAGCTTCTCGGGGTCGTTGATGGTGGTCGCCCACTCGTCGGCGTAGTGCGCCACGTGCGCCGTCATCAGGGACTCCAGCTCCTCGCAGATGCCGAGCGAGTCCTCCACCACCACGTCCCGGACGTGGTCCAGGCCGCCGGGGATGCGCTCCAGCCAGGTCGAGGTGCGCTCCAGGCGGTCGGCGGTGCGGATGTAGAACATCAGGAACCGGTCGATCAGCCGGACGAGTTCGGCGTCCGACAGGTCCTGGGCGAGCAGGTCGGCGTGGCGCGGGGTGGCGCCGCCGTTGCCGCCGACGTAGAGGTTCCAGCCGTTGGCGGTGGCGATGACGCCGAAGTCCTTCGACTGGGCCTCGGCGCACTCGCGGGCGCAGCCCGACACCGCCGACTTGAGCTTGTGCGGCGACCTGAGCCCCCGGTAGCGCAGCTCCAGGTCGATCGCCATGCGGACGGAGTCCTGGACGCCGTAGCGGCACCAGGTCTGGCCGACGCAGGACTTCACGGTGCGCAGCGACTTGCCGTAGGCGTGGCCGGACTCGAAGCCGGCGTCCACCAGCCGGGTCCAGATCAGGGGGAGTTGTTCGACGCGGGCGCCGAACATGTCGATCCGCTGGCCGCCGGTGATCTTCGTGTAGAGGCCGAAGTTGCGGGCGATCTCACCGATCACGATCAGGCCCTCGGGGGTGATCTCACCGCCGGGGATGCGCGGGACGACCGAGTAGGAGCCGTTCTTCTGCAGGTTGGCCAGGAAGTGGTCGTTGGTCTCCTGCAGCGCCGCCTGCTCGCCGTCCAGGACGTAGCCGCTCGCGCCGATGGTCGGGGCGAGGGACGCGATGATGGAGCCGATCGCGGGCTTGCAGACGTCGCAGCCGTCGCCGCCCCGGGCGCCGTCGCGGCCGTAGCGGTCCAGGAGGTCCTGGTAGGTGTTGATGCGCAGGGCGAGGACGATCTCGTACAGCTCCTCGCGGGTCTGTGAGAAGCAGCCGCACAGGCCCTTGTCGACCTCGACGCCGCTCGCCTCCAGCTCGGCGGTGACCAGCTGGCCGAGTACCTTCACGCAACTGCCGCAGCCGGTACCGGCCTTGGTGCACTTCTTCACCTCGGGCACGGTCGTGCAGGAGTGCTCCGTCACCGCGCCGCGGATGGTGCCCTTGGACACGTTGTGGCAGGAGCAGACGATCGCCTCGTCGGGCAGCGCGGACGGGCCGAGCTGGACGGCCTCCCCGGAACCGGCGGGCAGGACCAGCGACTCGGGGGAGACGGGCGGCACGGATCCGGTGAACGCCCGCAGGGTGCCGTAGGACTCCGCGTCGCCGACCAGGATGCCGCCGAGCAGGGTGCCGTCACGGCCGATGACCAGCTTCTTGTACAGGCCGGAGCGGGAGTCGGAGTAGACGACGTCCAGGCAGTCCTCGGCGGTGCCGTGCGCGTCGCCGAAGGACGCCACGTCCACGCCGAGCAGCTTCAGCTTGGTCGACAGGTCGGCG
The window above is part of the Streptomyces sp. NBC_00425 genome. Proteins encoded here:
- a CDS encoding MerR family transcriptional regulator — protein: MFTIGDFARHGRVSVRMLRHYDAIGLLRPAHVDPASGYRHYTAAQLARLNRIIALKDLGFTLQQVQDIVDEKVGLEELRGMLRLRRAELETAMAAAGARLVQVEARLRAIENEGHMPTNDVVIKSVAPIRVAELTATAASYGPEDIGPIIGPLYDELFRCLDSAGITPTGPGIAYYEDAPEGGGRISVHAAVQVSAALRDGVLRVVDLPSLDGAATIVHRGSMDTVLPTAQALARWIDANGYRPIGYPREVNLECPENRDEWVTELQAPLRRT
- a CDS encoding oxidoreductase → MAAWSVRDMPDQRGRTAVVTGANSGLGYVTARELARRGARVVLACRSEVRGRDAVERLRAEVPQAEVELGSLDLGDLASVRAFAASLPYERLDLLVNNAGVMAMPYGVTADGFETQFGVNHLGHFALTGLLLPRLLAAGDRTPGPRVVTVSSMAHLLGAVDLGDLNSGRSYRRWVAYGRSKTANLLFTHELARRLAATGADVVAAAAHPGYASTNLQTAGPRAEGRRIAERMMALGNRVLAQPAEAGALPALYAATAPGVRPDSFTGPSLAMWRGAPAPSWRASWTLDDRVAARLWTASEELTGVSYDALKA
- the nirD gene encoding nitrite reductase small subunit NirD; translation: MTLAPETTDLKVQLRLAQHAEEWFTVCDLSLLVPGRGVAALLPDGRQVALFRDRAGELYAVDNRDPFSGAAVLSRGLTGTHRGRPFVASPLLKQRFDLTSGECLDDETVRIHTYEVRTA
- the nirB gene encoding nitrite reductase large subunit NirB, producing the protein MTATPEATEATPTIVLVGHGMVGQRFLEALAERGLTATHRVVVLCEEPRPAYDRVALTSYFSGKTPEDLSLTDLEFIAAHGIELHIGDPAETVDRDARRVTARSGLVVDYDVLVLATGSYPFVPPVPGKDAEGCFVYRTIDDLLAIEEYARTRATTGAVVGGGLLGLEAAGALKGLGLTSHIVEFAPRLMPVQVDAGGGAALLRTIEDMGLSVHTGVGTQEIVVGEDGAVTGMKLSDGSELAADMVVFSAGVRPRDQLARDCGLTVGERGGITVDEQCRTVADPHVFAIGECALAADGRVYGLVAPGYEQAETAAATIAADEASFTGADLSTKLKLLGVDVASFGDAHGTAEDCLDVVYSDSRSGLYKKLVIGRDGTLLGGILVGDAESYGTLRAFTGSVPPVSPESLVLPAGSGEAVQLGPSALPDEAIVCSCHNVSKGTIRGAVTEHSCTTVPEVKKCTKAGTGCGSCVKVLGQLVTAELEASGVEVDKGLCGCFSQTREELYEIVLALRINTYQDLLDRYGRDGARGGDGCDVCKPAIGSIIASLAPTIGASGYVLDGEQAALQETNDHFLANLQKNGSYSVVPRIPGGEITPEGLIVIGEIARNFGLYTKITGGQRIDMFGARVEQLPLIWTRLVDAGFESGHAYGKSLRTVKSCVGQTWCRYGVQDSVRMAIDLELRYRGLRSPHKLKSAVSGCARECAEAQSKDFGVIATANGWNLYVGGNGGATPRHADLLAQDLSDAELVRLIDRFLMFYIRTADRLERTSTWLERIPGGLDHVRDVVVEDSLGICEELESLMTAHVAHYADEWATTINDPEKLARFVSFVNAPDTPDPVVGFVPERDQIKPDLPLLTIGHRPLEGSAQR